Proteins from a single region of Apium graveolens cultivar Ventura chromosome 7, ASM990537v1, whole genome shotgun sequence:
- the LOC141673048 gene encoding BTB/POZ domain-containing protein At5g41330-like, whose protein sequence is MPSLASSPPCSHGFQSKSQDFKSNVLTIDVGGHLFQTTKQTLALAGPNSILSQACDDKNVIFIDRDPELFAILLSLLRTGNLSSKAKGIDLQDLIFEAKFYGIEDVLVGSLSNPSQFEAFNLEKSLVLSLNGRDEPNCMSTTPYGSVHVAHGSKITSFDWSLRKKSTILTEFSAVDSLLSISPVIAAAGATDFSGLQILDLEKGFVRETLSWENVTRSSSTVQGIGSSPDFLFTSFESGRRNSSAIMVYDLQGSFRPVAEIGHCEVYGADLGSAIPATKLNWVPSYNLLMASGSHSGPHGVMGNIKFWDIRSGNVVWELKENVDCFADVTVMDNLSAIFKVGVNSGEVFFSDMRNMGAENSWECLGNKRKAMTGKKEGVGCKIQSHNNQVFCSKGGNLELWSEVMVGSLRKTDNYADGRVFRKNLMGREKDMGGSRITNLQFGGNKMFVTRKDQQFVEVWQSSVRGF, encoded by the coding sequence ATGCCATCTTTAGCTTCTTCACCACCTTGTTCACATGGGTTTCAATCAAAATCTCAAGATTTTAAGTCTAATGTTCTTACCATTGATGTTGGTGGCCATCTTTTTCAAACTACTAAACAAACTTTAGCTTTAGCTGGGCCTAATTCAATTCTTTCTCAGGCTTGTGAtgataaaaatgtgatttttattGATAGAGACCCTGAATTGTTTGCTATTTTGTTGTCTTTGTTGAGAACTGGGAATCTTTCATCTAAAGCTAAAGGTATTGATCTTCAAGATTTGATTTTTGAGGCCAAGTTTTATGGGATTGAAGATGTTCTTGTTGGTTCTTTATCTAACCCTTCTCAATTTGAAGCTTTTAATCTTGAAAAGTCTTTAGTTTTGTCTTTGAATGGTAGAGATGAGCCTAATTGTATGTCTACAACTCCTTATGGTTCTGTTCATGTTGCACATGGTAGCAAGATTACATCTTTTGATTGGTCATTAAGGAAAAAATCAACCATTTTGACTGAATTTAGTGCTGTTGATTCTTTGTTGTCTATTAGTCCTGTCATTGCTGCTGCTGGTGCTACTGATTTTTCAGGGTTGCAAATTCTTGATCTCGAAAAAGGGTTTGTTAGGGAGACATTGAGTTGGGAAAATGTGACTAGGTCTAGTTCAACTGTGCAGGGAATTGGGTCATCACCTGATTTCTTGTTTACTAGTTTTGAGTCCGGTAGACGAAATTCGAGTGCAATCATGGTTTATGATTTGCAGGGTAGTTTTCGTCCGGTTGCTGAGATTGGTCATTGTGAGGTTTATGGTGCTGATCTTGGTTCTGCCATTCCAGCAACGAAATTGAATTGGGTTCCTAGTTATAATTTGTTAATGGCTTCTGGTTCGCATAGTGGACCTCATGGAGTAATGGGTAATATTAAGTTTTGGGATATTAGGTCGGGTAATGTTGTTTGGGAATTGAAGGAGAATGTTGATTGTTTTGCGGATGTTACTGTTATGGATAATCTTTCTGCGATATTTAAGGTTGGTGTGAATTCAGGAGAGGTTTTCTTCTCTGATATGAGGAATATGGGTGCTGAAAACTCGTGGGAGTGTTTAGGCAACAAAAGAAAGGCGATGACTGGAAAGAAAGAAGGTGTTGGGTGTAAGATTCAAAGTCACAATAATCAGGTGTTTTGCAGCAAAGGAGGAAATTTGGAGTTGTGGTCGGAGGTCATGGTAGGGTCTTTGAGGAAGACTGATAATTATGCGGACGGGAGAGTCTTTAG